The following proteins come from a genomic window of Pieris napi chromosome 15, ilPieNapi1.2, whole genome shotgun sequence:
- the LOC125056974 gene encoding multiple epidermal growth factor-like domains protein 8 isoform X1, with protein sequence MFYPRIRQKGASLVVLCWTCLAVLCAASTGPCDKTRRVFNEPSGIITDGPSNSNYTQDSHCEWLIRAANKSQYITLSFIRMGTECSYDYVFVYDGDSFDAPLLGSFSGKTEPQNVTASSGYMLILLYSDTNYVLDGFRATYAIHNCPNNCTGRGLCIPNKCFCVGTWGGPDCSIELCPNGCSGNGQCKGDKCICKKGFSGESCSLKNNDKDGHSWHWLSRTESGMTKRAAHSAVYVNLTNSLYVFGGYDLNRVLGVLEVYKFSTSQWYDENGKVLRRYPTNEEIDKSLLTLFTKGNIDGSVQIGNRSSLFNLLLTSFSHNDRTALPLMYTHPPLPYSESYLQFTDRPEFISKLSNSTKPEPRYGHSACAFGKGFILYGGKLSDGSLSSELWYYDAVDNVWTLRAVNSSFTPPGLTRHTLTAVKDELYLFGGSTVEGEFSSSLYKIKMGETSSESWEKVQVRGGKELDVRVVAHTTVYHEPTNSIIIYGGVVASVARFSKLSDRMFTFDLDHKHWSEIHYPRAQLREIYVPRERAFHTATVIGNYLVVFGGYSHRHNREEICYDGQMYLYHLGCHAWIPLEVLGKTRKQYPKKQGVFAHAAALKPPSTLLIAGGYHGNVNGDLLAYVVPSWHAGITNKDPESACPRHRTSPECLADPECGWCSADEICYGRTIGSNCTTNLQSIRCGGICPALGDCQSCLIHGPPLRANSSRTPLSSVSTKLGLYQCSWCVQNARCHHKDDNYGVCGEDTPSENPGWWGSSGTEVTTPEDCKIQDKRPGLTFLRYQQPADWNHPDSVAVVNATTVDWVAGGGSNNIIAGTSETRLKGWLHIPQYWNGTGESLHVCAGHANLTVKLGDKIEPVANITAYPLACSPVDWPLLFPGRLFVDMYANDSLHTGLYPSHYHAKMELLHNKSQESTKVFTFEFLEPYSEGKCSNYDNCLLCLSDAACGWCELTNRCELRDVDEETTCTSDNEWRYLTLQPAACPNCSNYISCERCVSGNYCEWWADEARCARRGRASGAIVDASECPAPCRMRLDCEHCLDERGRCVWCEATRQCFSFSVYTSEYQFGLCREWLDRASLPTDDVTKKSGQCKSCQAHVQCATCLRSMGCGWCHSFENPINGVCTEGDFTRSHVDCASLLNVTTTDAGWAYAQCPDVDECGLGLHDCHENAVCNNTHGSYTCKCKQGYIGDGRKTCLRTCYNTCVHGFCLGAPQYTCQCDLGWTGADCSINCGCHNHSMCKTGVGRCDECQDWTEGEFCESCKPGSHGNATTGQGCRRCDCNDHGDETRGICDVTTGECICKDNTEGQNCEHCKPKFYGDPRHGGRCYYQCEPRGMLKANETEGIGSHKTDPDITSIGPTKECLWIISAEDIKDAIIQFTVNSTTLNVPCDQNAVYVYDGLGGVPDMSNNQQSQLLGVFCNGASSGVVEARSGNLTIHYKQSQIDQGFEGVYKVLACDGHCTWPRVCNNGHCTCREGFGGFDCNIEICRNNCSRHLNGGVCDMNYGRCLCNEGFGGDDCSLKLDKSQLVFTELFDSDFLSDGLDHLRKTLPRFGHSLVADRRGLWMFGGYSLSHGPLNDIRFYDTKNNTWMQVTVEATPDAKMPEGRYFHASEIYHSKQNIYIYGGLSLQEKSGQNKTLRDFWHFSLKDQRWSHIKSKEDQPPPLAGHTLTLQKYQDYESLVLVGGFSLEEGFMPDMWEFDLDHNKWIKINCVGSKPEGIIGHSTVYHAPSQSLYIFGGILYSYNGTMISNKLFSFHYPTKTWSELPTFPGLNVFENLPRPTFLHSAVTTNDYMIVFGGRTIPDKRSNSLIAYVYNCNQWVKLSKGPSVLDHPPPRTIAHAMAIDLEENDWNVYIVGGWTGSANCQVTRITLPEDLCSLWSSSKIECRSHMGCSFCSTGEYTKCYSVDKPGCEGSDRVSTNAGAACDQELVARRPCENFTTCTTCLAAWPLYPEEKAACRWCETCAAGVGECVPTDESCTSMKCNAGTTYISEVDQCPELRCVASDCEKCVSNICSWTRLASREGQIARITTDPTDLYNWTCIQNEEQGRTTIRAASLKLGFSYFGSNREECPSRCHLYDDCQSCLSSDGAEGGFSECHWATYLGTCISPAYQPLYCAGGVCGLVLTKPDKSKCPAPCGTFDQCSECLHHSHCGWCAVDGENGEGVCTEGSIESPLDYSTRTTCAAVYANAHESNSTNDTFSWHYTRCPPENECENNHHQCKADSEVCRDLPTGYECLCGEGHKRVGGVCAAVCSQGCVRGVCVQPDVCRCDFGYVGANCTIQCQCNGHSHCEGPDKLDKCIECYNNTMGSQCEKCKPNFVGDPTDNGQCIPCSVFCHGHTTVCSNDGDILTRDVSTDLEDYYRDTKARCVRCANNTDGPRCERCIEGYFRGSEDFRDACRPCECHGHGDTCDPVTGEKCNCGNNTESDASCQTSSSSKNSAQECWRYQCVKCKDLYMGDPRNGHQCYKTINIENKICFDGKSIDECKIKPRPLYPGQTVFVAVNPRYMNVDIRVIVDVTQGSVDLYMSPNDSSYVVSVNSSTGQHAVELDPSYYKHEPFRKMPSFDDHVPKKNRVTWYYDKIEYALADYTAKDLATFVTVDKRNVLLRVRNLRNRLVLTLPQNVHDLTHTKFYIIIRARNTEEGSATFGIAFFRQDQLHIDLFVFFSVFFSCFFLFLAACVVAWKAKQAADVRRARRRHVVEMLHMAKRPFAGVVVLVSGGGRRRGEVQPVAIEPTADGRAAVTSVLVRLPGGSRAPVRLALASALVLVTRASAPRQRPRRPLT encoded by the exons ATGTTTTACCCACGAATTCGACAGAAAGGTGCAAGTTTAGTAGTTCTATGTTGGACTTGTTTGGCAGTTCTGTGTGCCGCGTCCACAGGTCCTTGCGACAAGACTCGTAGAGTATTCAATGAGCCGAGCGGAATAATAACAGATGGACCCAGCAACTCCAATTATACACAA GATTCCCATTGCGAATGGCTCATTAGGGCAGCTAATAAATCTCAATATATAACATTGAGTTTCATTCGTATGGGCACAGAATGTTCCTAtgactatgtatttgtatatgaTGGCGATTCGTTTGATGCTCCGCTACTTGGTAGCTTTAGTGGGAAAACTGAACCTCAAAATGTTACCGCCTCCAGTGGTTAT atgttaatattattgtacagTGATACAAACTATGTCCTTGATGGATTTCGGGCTACTTATGCTATTCATAACTGCCCAAATAACTGTACTGGTAGAGGACTATGTATACCAAATAAATGCTTCTGTGTAGGGACATGGGGTGGTCCCGATTGTAGTATCGAGTTGTGCCCAAATGGTTGCTCAGGAAATGGTCAGTGTAAAGGAGataaatgtatttgtaagaaaGG attttcagGTGAATCATGTTCTCTTAAAAACAATGATAAAGATGGCCATAGTTGGCATTGGCTTTCAAGGACAGAGAGTGGAATGACGAAACGGGCAGCTCATAGCGCAGTATATGTGAATCTCACAAACTCTCTATATGTGTTTGGAGGATATGATCTTAATAGAGTCTTAGGAGTATTAGAAGTGTACAA ATTTTCTACTAGTCAGTGGTATGATGAAAACGGAAAAGTTTTACGAAGATATCCTACAAATGAAGAAATAGATAAGTCTTTATTGACCTTATTCACTaag GGTAACATAGATGGCAGCGTGCAAATAGGAAACCGGAGTTCATTATTTAATCTACTTTTAACATCGTTCTCTCACAATGATAGGACGGCTTTGCCTCTTATGTACACACACCCGCCCTTACCATACTCTGAAAGTTATTTACAGTTTACTGACAGACCAgaatttattagtaaattatcgAATAGTACTAAACCGGAGCCGAGATATGGTCATTCGGCTTGTGCTTTTGGGAAAGGATTTATTTTGTACGGTGGAAAGCTCTCCGATGGTAGTTTGTCGTCAGAGTTATGGTACTATGATGCTGTTGACAATGTGTGGACATTACGAGCTGTGAACTCTTCGTTTACGCCACCTGGTCTTACTCGACATACATTAACCGCGGTTAAAGatgaattgtatttatttggaGGGAGTACTGTCGAAGGAGAGTTTTCTTCTAG tttgtacaaaataaaaatgggtGAAACTAGTAGTGAGTCCTGGGAAAAAGTACAAGTCCGTGGGGGTAAAGAGTTAGACGTCCGAGTGGTCGCTCATACCACGGTATACCATGAGCCAACCAACTCTATCATAATATATGGAGGAGTTGTCGCAAGCGTTGCTAG ATTCTCTAAACTCTCAGACAGAATGTTTACTTTTGATTTGGATCACAAACATTGGAGTGAAATTCACTATCCGCGCGCTCAGTTACGAGAAATTTATGTACCGCGGGAAAGGGCGTTTCATACTGCAACTGTTATAG GTAACTACTTGGTGGTGTTCGGAGGATATTCTCATCGTCATAATCGAGAGGAGATTTGCTATGATGGTCAGATGTATCTGTATCACCTGGGTTGCCATGCCTGGATACCACTAGAAGTTTTGGGAAAGACTCGCAAACAATATCCAAAGAAGCAGGGTGTTTTCGCTCATGCTGCAGCGCTCAAGCCTCCATCGACTTTACTCATCGCTGGTGGTTATCACGGGAATGTTAATG GTGACCTGTTAGCGTACGTGGTACCAAGTTGGCACGCGGGTATAACCAATAAAGACCCCGAGTCCGCTTGTCCTCGACATCGGACCTCGCCAGAATGTCTCGCTGATCCAGAATGCGGCTGGTGTTCCGCTGATGAA ATCTGCTACGGCCGCACAATAGGTTCGAATTGTACAACAAATTTGCAGTCTATCCGCTGTGGCGGTATTTGTCCCGCCCTCGGCGATTGTCAGTCGTGTCTCATTCACGGTCCACCTTTGCGAGCGAATAGTTCGAGAACACCATTGTCTTCAGTTAGCACCAAACTGGGGTTGTATCAGTGCAGTTGGTGCGTTCAAAATGCAAGATGTCATCATAAAGatg ATAATTACGGTGTGTGCGGGGAAGACACACCATCAGAAAACCCAGGCTGGTGGGGTAGCAGCGGAACGGAAGTAACAACTCCGGAGGATTGCAAAATTCAGGACAAAAGACCGGGTCTGACGTTTCTAAGATACCAACAACCCGCGGATTGGAACCATCCAGATTCGGTGGCAGTCGTTAACGCGACCACTGTTGATTGGGTGGCAGGAGGAGGTAGCAATAACATCATCGCTGGGACAAGCGAAACCCGACTCAAAGGCTGGCTGCACATACCCCAATACTGGAATGGAACAGGCGAAAGTTTACACGTTTGTGCTGGGCATGCGAATTTAACAGTGAAGCTGGGAGACAAAATAGAACCCGTGGCAAATATCACCGCCTACCCTTTGGCCTGTTCTCCTGTGGATTGGCCCTTATTGTTTCCCGGAAGGTTGTTTGTAGATATGTATGCTAATGATTCTTTGCATACAGGCCTATACCCGTCTCATTATCATGCCAAAATGGAGTTGCTTCATAATAAATCCCAAGAGAGCACAAAG GTTTTTACGTTTGAATTCTTAGAACCGTATTCTGAAGGAAAATGCTCAAATTACGATAATTGCCTCCTTTGCCTTTCTGATGCGGCTTGTGGTTGGTGCGAGTTAACGAATCGATGCGAACTGAGAGACGTGGATGAAGAAACAACTTGTACCTCTGACAACGAATGGAGATATCTCACTTTGCAGCCGGCGGCGTGTCCGAACTGTTCTAACTATATTAGTTGCGAGCGATGCGTATCTGGGAATTACTGCGAATGGTGGGCAGACGAAGCCAGGTGTGCCAGACGCGGCAGAGCGAGTGGCGCGATAGTGGATGCCTCGGAATGTCCCGCTCCTTGCCGTATGCGCCTAGACTGCGAACACTGCCTCGACGAACGCGGCCGCTGCGTTTGGTGCGAAGCCACCAGGCAGTGCTTCAGTTTCAGCGTATACACGAGCGAATACCAATTTGGCCTATGCCGAGAATGGCTCGATCGCGCCTCTTTACCAACAGATGACGTCACCAAAAAATCTGGCCAGTGTAAATCCTGTCAAGCTCACGTGCAATGCGCCACGTGTCTTCGAAGTATGGGCTGTGGATGGTGTCACTCGTTTGAAAATCCTATCAACGGCGTTTGTACGGAAGGAGATTTTACCAGGTCCCACGTCGACTGCGCTTCGCTTCTAAACGTCACTACGACGGACGCGGGTTGGGCGTATGCGCAATGTCCGGATGTCGACGAGTGTGGGCTGGGCCTTCACGATTGCCACGAAAACGCCGTATGCAATAACACACACGGCTCTTACACTTGCAAGTGTAAACAGGGTTATATAGGCGACGGTCGAAAGACTTGTCTGAGAACTTGCTACAATACGTGCGTCCACGGTTTTTGCCTCGGTGCTCCACAATATACGTGCCAATGTGATTTAGGGTGGACGGGAGCCGATTGTTCGATAAATTGTGGGTGCCACAATCACTCTATGTGCAAGACCGGCGTCGGACGATGCGACGAATGCCAAGACTGGACGGAGGGTGAATTCTGTGAGTCTTGTAAACCTGGGAGTCACGGGAACGCTACCACCGGACAGGGCTGTCGTCGATGCGATTGTAACGATCACGGAGACGAAACACGCGGTATATGCGATGTCACCACCGGTGAATGTATTTGCAAAGACAACACGGAAGGACAAAACTGTGAACATTGTAAACCTAAATTTTATGGAGATCCCAGACACGGAGGCAGATGTTATTACCAATGTGAGCCCAGAGGCATGTTAAAAGCCAACGAAACTGAAGGAATTGGATCGCACAAAACTGATCCTGACATCACAAGCATCGGACCGACTAAAGAATGTCTATGGATCATATCAGCGGAGGACATAAAGGATGCCATCATTCAATTTACCGTCAATTCCACTACGCTAAACGTCCCATGTGATCAAAATGCAGTATATGTTTACGATGGATTAGGTGGTGTACCCGATATGAGTAATAACCAACAGAGTCAGTTGCTGGGAGTGTTCTGCAATGGGGCATCCTCGGGAGTGGTCGAAGCTCGCAGTGGGAACTTGACTATACATTATAAGCAAAGTCAGATCGATCAAGGTTTTGAAGGCGTCTATAAAGTGTTGGCCTGCGACGGTCATTGCACGTGGCCTCGTGTTTGTAATAATGGGCATTGTACGTGTCGGGAGGGCTTCGGAGGTTTCGACTGTAACATAGAAATCTGCCGCAACAACTGCAGTAGGCATCTTAATGGTGGAGTGTGCGATATGAACTATGGCCGTTGCCTATGTAATGAAGGATTTGGTGGAGACGACTGCTCTTTAAAACTCGATAAAAGTCAACTGGTATTTACGGAGCTATTCGATTCGGACTTTTTATCTGATGGGCTCGATCATTTAAGGAAGACATTACCGCGGTTTGGGCATAGTTTAGTCGCTGATAGACGAGGTTTGTGGATGTTCGGTGGATATTCCTTATCACACGGACCCCTAAACGATATAAGGTTCTATGATACCAAAAACAATACATGGATGCAAGTGACAGTCGAGGCTACACCGGATGCTAAAATGCCCGAGGGACGCTATTTTCACGCTTCCGAAATTTATCATTCAAAACagaatatctatatttatGGGGGATTAAGTTTGCAAGAAAAAAGTGGACAGAATAAGACGTTACGAGATTTTTGGCATTTTAGTTTGAAAGATCAGCGATGGAGtcatattaaaagtaaagaaGATCAGCCCCCCCCACTCGCGGGACACACTTTAACGttacaaaaatatcaagaTTATGAAAGTTTAGTACTTGTTGGAGGGTTTTCTCTAGAAGAAGGATTCATGCCAGATATGTGGGAATTTGACTTGGATCATAATAAGTGGATAAAGATTAACTGTGTTGGTTCTAAACCGGAGGGTATTATAGGGCATAGTACGGTCTATCACGCACCTTCCCAAAGCTTGTACATATTTGGAGGAATTTTGTATAGCTATAACGGAACAATGATTTCAAATAAGCTGTTCTCATTCCACTATCCCACTAAAACATGGAGTGAGTTACCAACATTTCCAGGACTTAATGTTTTTGAGAATTTACCTCGGCCTACGTTTTTGCATTCTGCCGTTACGacaaacgattatatgattgTATTTGGAGGCAGAACAATACCGGACAAAAGATCAAATTCCCTTATTGCATATGTGTACAATTGTAACCAGTGGGTCAAACTCTCCAAag GTCCCTCAGTGTTAGACCACCCTCCACCCAGAACAATAGCTCATGCGATGGCAATAGACTTAGAAGAGAATGATTGGAACGTATACATTGTTGGGGGATGGACAGGTAGTGCCAACTGTCAGGTGACCCGCATCACACTACCCGAAGATCTGTGTTCCTTATGGAGTTCCAGCAAAATTGAGTGCAGAAGTCACATGGGTTGTAGTTTCTGCAGCACCGGGGAGTATACAAAGTGCTACTCTGTAGACAAACCAGGTTGCGAAGGGAGTGATAGGGTCTCGACCAACGCTGGAGCTGCCTGTGACCAAGAATTGGTGGCCAGGAGACCTTGTGAGAACTTTACAACGTGTACCACTTGTTTGGCTGCCTGGCCTTTGTACCCAGAGGAAAAAGCGGCCTGTCGTTGGTGCGAAACCTGTGCTGCCGGTGTAG GAGAATGTGTACCTACGGACGAATCATGCACAAGTATGAAATGTAACGCCGGAACTACATACATCAGTGAGGTCGATCAGTGCCCAGAATTAAGATGTGTAGCGTCAGattgtgaaaaatgtgtgtcTAATATATGCTCGTGGACAAGACTAGCAAGTAGAGAAG GTCAAATAGCAAGAATTACGACCGACCCAACCGATCTTTACAACTGGACGTGCATACAAAATGAAGAGCAAGGCCGCACTACTATCCGTGCCGCTTCTTTAAAACTTGGCTTCTCATACTTCGGCTCAAACAGAGAGGAATGTCCCAGTAGATGTCATTTGTACGACGATTGCCAATCCTGTCTAAGTTCCGATGGGGCTGAGGGTGGATTCTCAGAGTGTCACTGGGCGACATATTTGGGGACTTGTATTTCACCAGCTTACCAGCCTTTGTATTGTGCGGGAGGGGTTTGTGGGCTCGTTCTAACAAAGCCCGATAAAAGTAAATGTCCAGCGCCGTGTGGGACCTTCGACCAGTGTTCAGAATGTTTGCATCATTCTCATTGCGGTTGGTGTGCGGTGGATGGTGAGAACGGTGAAGGCGTTTGTACTGAAGGATCCATCGAATCGCCCTTGGACTATTCAACTAGAACGACTTGTGCGGCCGTGTATGCGAATGCACATGAAAGTAATAGCACAAATGATACATTTTCCTGGCACTATACAAGATGTCCGCCCGAGAATGAGTGTGAGAATAACCACCATCAGTGTAAAGCCGATTCTGAG gtgTGTCGTGACCTTCCAACGGGCTACGAGTGTCTCTGTGGCGAAGGTCACAAGCGCGTTGGGGGCGTGTGTGCGGCCGTCTGTTCGCAAGGATGTGTGCGTGGAGTGTGCGTACAGCCCGATGTCTGTAGGTGTGACTTTGGCTATGTGGGCGCCAATTGTACTATACAATGCCAGTGCAATGGTCACTCGCATTGTGAAGGCCCGGATAAACTGGATAAGTGTATCGAGTGCTATAATAATACTATG GGCAGCCAATGTGAGAAATGTAAGCCAAATTTCGTAGGCGATCCAACAGATAACGGCCAGTGTATTCCTTGCTCTGTGTTCTGTCACGGACATACGACAGTCTGTTCGAACGATGGAGATATTTTAACCCGTGACGTAAGCACGGATTTGGAGGATTACTATAGAGATACCAAAGCGAGATGTGTTCGATGTGCTAATAATACGGACGGACCGAGGTGTGAGAGGTGTATAGAAGGGTACTTCAGAGGTTCTGAGGACTTTAGAGATGCGTGTCGACC ttGCGAATGCCACGGCCACGGAGACACCTGTGACCCAGTGACTGGTGAGAAATGCAATTGTGGAAATAACACAGAGAGCGATGCGTCCTGTCAAACTTCAAGCTCTAGTAAAAATTCTGCGCAGGAGTGCTGGAGGTACCAATGTGTCAAATGTAAAGATCTTTATATGGGAGACCCCAGGAATGGACATCAGTGCTACAAAACcattaatattgaaaataagaTATGCTTTGATGGAAAGTCGATTG atgAATGCAAAATCAAGCCACGTCCCCTATATCCAGGACAAACTGTATTCGTAGCAGTAAACCCGCGATATATGAATGTCGATATACGCGTCATAGTTGACGTCACTCAAGGATCTGTGGACCTTTATATGAGCCCTAACGACAGTTCCTACGTGGTCTCAGTTAATTCATCGACCGGCCAACACGCAGTGGAGTTAGATCCGAGCTATTACAAACACGAGCCATTCCGAAAAATGCCATCTTTCGACGACCACGTACCAAAAAAGAATAGGGTCACGTGGTACTATGATAAAATTGAATATGCCCTAGCTGATTATACGGCGAAGGACTTGGCAACATTCGTGACGGTCGACAAGAGAAATGTGTTATTGAGAGTGAGGAACCTCCGAAACAGACTTGTGTTGACCCTCCCACAAAATGTTCACGATTTGACCCATACGAAgttctatataataattagggCGAGGAACACGGAAGAGGGCTCGGCGACGTTCGGCATCGCATTTTTCCGCCAGGATCAGCTCCATATAGATCTGTTTGTGTTCTTCTCGGTGTTTTTCTCCTGTTTCTTCTTGTTTTTGGCCGCGTGCGTTGTCGCGTGGAAAGCGAAGCAAGCCGCCGATGTTCGCAGGGCGAGAAGGCGGCACGTTGTTGAG ATGCTACACATGGCTAAACGTCCTTTTGCGGGAGTGGTTGTGTTAGTATCGGGTGGTGGGAGGAGACGCGGTGAAGTTCAACCAGTTGCTATTGAACCTACAGCTGACGGTAGAGCAGCGGTCACATCCGTACTTGTAAG GCTACCGGGCGGGTCCCGAGCCCCAGTACGCTTGGCTCTAGCGTCCGCGCTCGTACTTGTTACGCGCGCGTCCGCACCACGCCAACGACCACGACGGCCGCTCACATAA